A window of Leclercia adecarboxylata contains these coding sequences:
- the modA gene encoding molybdate ABC transporter substrate-binding protein, with product MTRTGLRFIAGATLTLTLTGHALADEGKITVFAAASLTNAMQDIATAYKKEKNVDVVSSFASSSTLARQIEAGAPADLFISADQKWMDYAVDKKAVDTASRTTLLGNSLVVVAPKASAQGGVAINKETNWNSLLKGGRLAVGDPEHVPAGIYAKEALQTLGAWNTLSPKLAPAEDVRGALALVARNEAPLGIVYGSDAVAEKGVKVVGTFPEDSHKKVEYPVAIIDGHKNATVSAFYDYLKGPQASAIFKRYGFTTHE from the coding sequence ATGACACGTACAGGCTTACGCTTTATTGCCGGGGCAACGCTGACCCTCACCCTGACCGGGCATGCGCTGGCAGATGAAGGCAAAATCACGGTATTCGCCGCAGCGTCTCTGACGAACGCGATGCAGGACATTGCCACAGCGTATAAAAAAGAGAAAAACGTCGACGTGGTGTCGTCCTTTGCCTCTTCTTCCACTCTGGCGCGCCAGATTGAAGCCGGGGCACCTGCCGACCTGTTTATCTCTGCCGATCAGAAGTGGATGGACTATGCGGTTGATAAAAAAGCGGTTGATACCGCGAGCCGCACAACCCTGCTGGGTAATAGCCTGGTGGTGGTGGCACCTAAAGCCAGCGCGCAGGGCGGGGTCGCTATCAATAAAGAGACCAACTGGAACAGCCTGCTGAAAGGCGGGCGGCTGGCCGTGGGCGATCCGGAGCACGTTCCGGCGGGTATTTACGCCAAAGAGGCGCTGCAGACGCTGGGAGCCTGGAATACGCTCTCACCGAAACTGGCCCCGGCAGAGGATGTGCGCGGCGCCCTGGCGCTGGTGGCGCGTAATGAAGCACCGCTCGGGATCGTCTACGGTTCCGATGCGGTTGCCGAAAAAGGGGTGAAAGTGGTGGGTACCTTCCCTGAAGACTCGCATAAGAAAGTGGAATATCCTGTGGCCATCATTGATGGACATAAAAACGCAACCGTCAGCGCCTTTTACGATTATCTGAAGGGGCCGCAGGCGTCTGCCATCTTTAAACGTTACGGATTTACGACTCACGAATGA
- the galM gene encoding galactose-1-epimerase: MLNETPVLAPDGLPYRLITLRNDAGMVVTLMDWGATLLSARVPMADGSVRETLLGCASPEQYVEQTAFLGASVGRYANRIAKSRFELDGVRYDLLPSQGENQLHGGPDGFDKRRWRILQQNDGEALLALDSPDGDQGFPGNCAATVHYRLTADNRIAIEYRATVDKPCPVNLTNHAYFNLDGNCSDVRQHRLQLLAQSYLPVDEMGIPHEGLKAVAGTSFDFRTTKAIAQDFLADDDQRKVNGYDHAFLLDAQGDLSKPAAQLWSADEKLQMTVYTTAPALQFYSGNFLEGTPAREDGEYRVWQGLALESEFLPDSPNHAEWPQPDCVLRPGEEYISVTEYHFIAQ; the protein is encoded by the coding sequence GTGCTAAATGAAACCCCTGTTCTTGCCCCTGACGGTCTGCCGTATCGCCTGATCACCCTGCGCAACGATGCAGGGATGGTCGTTACCCTGATGGACTGGGGCGCGACGCTGCTCTCCGCCCGCGTCCCGATGGCCGACGGCAGCGTGCGAGAAACCCTGCTCGGCTGCGCGTCGCCTGAACAGTACGTTGAGCAAACCGCCTTTCTTGGCGCCTCGGTAGGCCGCTATGCCAACCGTATCGCCAAAAGCCGCTTTGAGCTGGACGGCGTGCGCTATGATCTGCTGCCAAGCCAGGGCGAAAACCAGCTGCACGGCGGCCCGGACGGATTTGATAAACGTCGCTGGCGCATCCTGCAGCAAAACGATGGCGAAGCGCTGCTGGCCCTCGACTCGCCGGACGGCGATCAGGGTTTTCCGGGCAACTGTGCGGCGACCGTGCATTACCGCTTAACGGCTGACAACCGTATCGCCATTGAGTACCGCGCCACCGTCGATAAGCCTTGCCCTGTCAACCTGACCAACCACGCCTATTTCAACCTCGACGGTAACTGCAGCGACGTCCGCCAGCACCGCCTGCAACTGCTGGCGCAGAGCTATCTGCCTGTGGATGAGATGGGGATCCCGCACGAGGGATTAAAAGCGGTAGCCGGAACCAGCTTTGATTTCCGCACCACTAAAGCCATCGCTCAGGACTTCCTGGCGGACGACGATCAGCGCAAGGTGAACGGTTACGATCATGCTTTCCTGCTGGATGCTCAGGGCGATCTGAGCAAACCCGCGGCACAGCTCTGGTCTGCCGATGAAAAGCTGCAGATGACGGTCTATACCACTGCCCCTGCCCTGCAGTTCTATTCCGGCAACTTCCTTGAGGGCACCCCGGCGCGCGAAGACGGGGAGTACCGTGTCTGGCAAGGCCTGGCGCTGGAAAGCGAGTTCCTGCCCGACAGCCCGAACCATGCGGAATGGCCGCAGCCCGACTGCGTGCTGCGCCCGGGCGAGGAGTACATCAGCGTCACGGAATATCACTTTATCGCACAATAA
- the galE gene encoding UDP-glucose 4-epimerase GalE, which translates to MRVLVTGGSGYIGSHTCVQLLQNGHDVIILDNLCNSKRSVLPVMERLAGKQPAFVEGDIRNEALMTEILHDHAIDTVIHFAGLKAVGESVAKPLEYYDNNVNGTLRLVSAMRAAGVKNLIFSSSATVYGDQPQIPYAESFPTGTPQSPYGKSKLMVEQILTDLQKAQPEWSIALLRYFNPVGAHPSGDMGEDPQGIPNNLMPYIAQVAVGRRDSLAVFGNDYPTPDGTGVRDYIHVMDLADGHVAAMQQLADKPGVHIYNLGAGVGNSVLDVVNAFSAACGKPVSYHFAPRRDGDLPAYWADASKADKELNWRVSRTLDEMAQDTWRWQSRHPQGYPD; encoded by the coding sequence ATGCGAGTTCTGGTAACAGGTGGTAGCGGTTACATAGGAAGCCATACCTGTGTGCAACTGCTGCAAAATGGCCACGACGTCATCATCCTTGATAACCTGTGCAACAGTAAACGCAGCGTGCTGCCGGTCATGGAACGCCTGGCCGGTAAACAGCCTGCCTTTGTCGAAGGCGATATTCGTAACGAAGCGCTGATGACCGAGATCCTCCACGATCACGCCATTGATACCGTAATCCACTTCGCCGGGCTGAAAGCCGTGGGCGAATCCGTGGCGAAGCCGCTGGAATATTACGATAACAACGTCAACGGCACGCTGCGTCTGGTCTCTGCCATGCGCGCGGCGGGCGTCAAAAACCTGATTTTCAGCTCCTCCGCCACCGTCTATGGCGACCAGCCGCAAATCCCTTACGCTGAAAGTTTCCCGACCGGGACGCCACAAAGCCCGTACGGCAAGAGCAAGCTGATGGTGGAACAGATCCTGACCGACCTGCAAAAAGCCCAGCCGGAGTGGAGCATCGCCCTGCTGCGCTATTTCAACCCGGTTGGCGCCCATCCGTCAGGAGATATGGGTGAAGATCCGCAGGGCATTCCGAACAACCTGATGCCCTATATCGCTCAGGTTGCAGTCGGTCGTCGTGATTCGCTGGCGGTATTCGGCAACGACTACCCTACCCCGGACGGCACTGGCGTTCGCGACTACATTCACGTGATGGATCTTGCCGACGGACACGTCGCCGCCATGCAGCAGCTGGCGGATAAACCGGGCGTCCATATCTACAACCTCGGCGCAGGCGTCGGTAACAGCGTGCTGGATGTGGTCAATGCCTTCAGCGCGGCCTGCGGCAAGCCTGTGAGCTATCACTTCGCCCCGCGTCGCGACGGCGATCTGCCTGCCTATTGGGCAGATGCCTCTAAAGCTGATAAAGAGCTCAACTGGCGTGTTTCCCGCACGCTTGACGAAATGGCACAGGATACCTGGCGCTGGCAGTCTCGCCACCCGCAGGGTTATCCGGACTAA
- the galK gene encoding galactokinase gives MSLKDKTHALFAEKFGYPATHAIQAPGRVNLIGEHTDYNDGFVLPCAIDYQTVISCAKRDDRKVRVMAADYDNQIDEFSLDAPIVVHDSQQWSNYVRGVVKHLQKRDKNFGGADLVISGNVPQGAGLSSSASLEVAVGTVFQQLYHLPLDGAQIALNGQEAENQFVGCNCGIMDQLISALGKKGHALLIDCRSLGTKAVTLPKGVAVIIINSNFKRTLVGSEYNTRREQCETGARFFQQSALRDVSLTEFNKVAHELDPVVAKRVRHVLTENARTVEAASALEKGDLLRMGELMAQSHASMRDDFEITVPQIDTLVEIVKAAIGEQGGVRMTGGGFGGCVVALVPEDLVPVVQQAVEQQYEAKTGIKETFYVCNASQGAGQC, from the coding sequence ATGAGTCTGAAAGATAAAACCCACGCCCTGTTTGCTGAAAAATTTGGCTATCCCGCCACGCACGCCATTCAGGCGCCAGGCCGCGTTAACCTGATCGGCGAACACACCGACTACAACGACGGTTTTGTCCTTCCCTGCGCCATTGATTACCAGACGGTGATTAGCTGCGCGAAACGCGACGACCGCAAGGTGCGCGTGATGGCCGCCGATTACGACAACCAGATCGACGAATTTTCTCTCGATGCGCCGATTGTCGTGCATGACAGCCAGCAGTGGTCAAACTACGTTCGCGGCGTGGTGAAGCATCTGCAGAAGCGCGACAAAAATTTCGGCGGCGCGGATCTGGTGATCAGCGGCAACGTTCCCCAGGGCGCGGGCCTGAGTTCGTCCGCTTCGCTGGAAGTAGCCGTCGGCACCGTCTTCCAGCAGCTTTATCATCTGCCGCTGGATGGCGCGCAGATCGCCCTTAACGGGCAGGAAGCAGAGAACCAGTTCGTCGGCTGTAACTGCGGGATCATGGATCAGCTGATTTCGGCGCTGGGCAAAAAAGGCCACGCGCTGCTGATCGACTGCCGCTCACTGGGCACCAAAGCGGTCACCCTGCCGAAAGGCGTGGCGGTAATTATTATCAACAGTAACTTCAAACGCACCCTGGTCGGCAGCGAGTACAACACCCGCCGCGAGCAGTGCGAAACCGGGGCGCGTTTCTTCCAGCAGTCCGCCCTGCGCGATGTCTCGCTGACCGAGTTCAATAAAGTGGCGCACGAACTGGATCCGGTGGTGGCAAAACGCGTTCGTCACGTCCTGACCGAAAATGCCCGCACCGTCGAAGCGGCGTCAGCGCTGGAGAAAGGCGATCTGCTGCGTATGGGTGAGCTGATGGCGCAGTCTCATGCCTCCATGCGCGATGATTTCGAAATCACCGTGCCGCAGATCGACACTCTGGTGGAGATTGTGAAAGCGGCTATTGGCGAGCAGGGTGGCGTGCGTATGACCGGCGGCGGCTTCGGCGGCTGCGTGGTGGCGCTGGTGCCAGAGGACCTGGTGCCAGTGGTTCAGCAAGCCGTTGAGCAACAGTATGAAGCCAAAACCGGCATCAAAGAGACCTTCTATGTTTGCAATGCCTCACAAGGAGCTGGCCAGTGCTAA
- the modE gene encoding molybdenum-dependent transcriptional regulator — translation MQAEILLTLRLSQKLFADPRRIALLKQIEQTGSISQGAKNAGISYKSAWDAINEMNTLSEQTLVDRATGGKGGGGAILTRYGQRLIQLYDLLAQIQQKAFDVLSDDDALPLDSLLGAISRFSLQTSARNQWFGTVTARDNDQVQQHVDILLADGTTRLKVAITAQSGKRLGLDEGKEVLVLLKAPWVNITRDPEAAKAADNQLQGVINHIDRGEEQCEVLMTLPDGQTLCATVPLAESRDLEEGAEATAYFNADRVIIATLC, via the coding sequence ATGCAGGCCGAAATTCTCCTCACCCTACGTCTCTCGCAAAAGCTGTTCGCCGATCCCCGCCGCATTGCCCTGCTCAAACAGATTGAGCAAACCGGCTCCATCAGCCAGGGGGCAAAGAATGCCGGTATCAGCTATAAAAGCGCGTGGGATGCCATCAACGAGATGAACACGCTGAGCGAACAGACCCTGGTCGATCGTGCCACTGGCGGCAAAGGCGGCGGCGGCGCGATCCTGACACGCTATGGGCAACGCCTGATCCAGCTTTATGACCTGCTGGCGCAGATCCAGCAGAAAGCCTTCGATGTGTTAAGCGACGATGATGCCCTGCCGCTGGACAGCCTGCTCGGGGCTATCTCCCGTTTCTCACTGCAAACCAGCGCCCGCAACCAGTGGTTTGGCACGGTTACCGCCCGGGATAATGACCAGGTGCAGCAGCATGTGGACATCTTGCTCGCCGACGGCACTACCCGCCTGAAAGTGGCCATCACCGCCCAGAGCGGCAAGCGCCTGGGGCTGGACGAGGGCAAAGAGGTGCTGGTCCTGCTGAAAGCGCCGTGGGTCAACATCACCCGGGATCCTGAGGCCGCGAAAGCGGCGGATAACCAGCTTCAGGGGGTTATCAACCATATCGATCGCGGCGAGGAGCAGTGTGAAGTGCTGATGACGCTGCCGGACGGTCAGACTCTCTGCGCCACCGTGCCGCTGGCCGAAAGTCGCGATTTAGAAGAAGGTGCTGAGGCGACCGCATATTTTAATGCCGACCGGGTGATTATCGCCACGTTGTGCTAA
- a CDS encoding AcrZ family multidrug efflux pump-associated protein: MLELLKSLVFAVIMVPVVMAIILGAIYGLGEVFNIFSNIGHRKQPKKQH; the protein is encoded by the coding sequence ATGTTAGAGTTGCTGAAAAGTCTGGTATTCGCCGTGATCATGGTCCCAGTGGTGATGGCTATCATCCTCGGTGCCATCTACGGCCTGGGTGAGGTGTTCAACATCTTTTCCAATATCGGCCACAGAAAACAGCCGAAAAAGCAGCATTAA
- the gpmA gene encoding 2,3-diphosphoglycerate-dependent phosphoglycerate mutase, which produces MAVTKLVLVRHGESQWNNENRFTGWYDVDLSEKGVGEAKAAGKLLKEEGFSFDFAYTSVLKRAIHTLWNVLDELDQAWLPVEKSWKLNERHYGALQGLNKAETAEKYGDEQVKQWRRGFAVTPPELTKDDERYPGHDPRYASLTDAELPTTESLALTIDRVVPYWNETILPRLKSGERVIIAAHGNSLRALVKYLDNMGEDEILELNIPTGVPLVYEFDENFKPVKHYYLGNADEIAAKAAAVANQGKAK; this is translated from the coding sequence ATGGCTGTAACTAAGCTGGTTCTGGTACGTCACGGCGAAAGCCAGTGGAACAACGAAAACCGTTTTACCGGTTGGTATGATGTTGACCTGTCCGAGAAAGGCGTAGGCGAAGCGAAAGCAGCAGGTAAACTGCTGAAAGAGGAAGGCTTCAGCTTTGATTTTGCTTATACCTCCGTGCTGAAACGTGCCATCCACACCCTGTGGAACGTGCTGGACGAACTGGATCAGGCCTGGCTGCCGGTTGAGAAATCCTGGAAGCTGAACGAGCGTCATTACGGTGCGCTGCAGGGTCTGAACAAAGCCGAAACCGCAGAGAAATACGGTGACGAGCAGGTTAAACAGTGGCGTCGCGGTTTTGCTGTTACTCCACCAGAGCTGACCAAAGATGACGAGCGTTACCCGGGCCACGATCCGCGTTACGCATCACTGACTGACGCTGAGCTGCCAACCACCGAAAGCCTGGCGCTGACTATCGATCGCGTTGTGCCTTACTGGAACGAAACCATTCTGCCACGCCTGAAAAGCGGCGAGCGCGTGATCATCGCCGCTCACGGTAACTCCCTGCGTGCGCTGGTGAAGTACCTGGACAACATGGGCGAAGACGAGATCCTCGAGCTGAACATCCCAACTGGCGTACCGCTGGTATACGAGTTCGACGAGAACTTCAAACCTGTTAAGCACTACTATCTGGGTAACGCAGACGA
- the galT gene encoding galactose-1-phosphate uridylyltransferase, with protein sequence MTQFNPVDHPHRRFNPLTGQWILVSPHRAKRPWQGAQETPSQETLPQHDPDCFLCPGNTRVTGDINPDYKGTFVFTNDFAALMTDTPDAPQSNDPLLRCESARGTSRVICFSPDHSKTLPELSVEALTEVVKTWQEQTAELGQRYPWVQVFENKGAAMGCSNPHPHGQVWANSFMPNEVEREDRLQKTYFAEQQSPMLLDYVQRELADGSRTVVETEHWLAVVPYWAAWPFETLLLPKTHVLRLTDLSEAQRSDLALALKKLTSRYDNLFQCSFPYSMGWHGAPFNGEENPHWQLHAHFYPPLLRSATVRKFMVGYEMLAETQRDLTAEQAAERLRAVSDVHFRESGE encoded by the coding sequence ATGACCCAATTTAACCCCGTCGATCACCCGCATCGTCGCTTCAATCCATTAACCGGACAGTGGATCCTTGTCTCCCCGCATCGCGCCAAGCGCCCCTGGCAGGGCGCGCAGGAGACCCCATCCCAGGAGACGCTGCCTCAGCACGACCCGGACTGCTTCCTCTGTCCGGGCAACACCCGCGTCACGGGTGATATCAATCCTGACTACAAAGGCACCTTCGTCTTTACCAACGATTTTGCCGCCCTGATGACCGACACGCCGGATGCCCCGCAGAGCAACGACCCGCTGCTGCGCTGCGAAAGCGCGCGCGGCACCAGCCGGGTGATCTGCTTCTCGCCGGATCACAGCAAAACCCTGCCGGAGCTGAGCGTCGAAGCCCTGACCGAGGTGGTGAAAACCTGGCAGGAGCAGACCGCCGAGCTGGGACAGCGCTATCCGTGGGTACAGGTCTTTGAGAACAAGGGGGCGGCGATGGGCTGCTCCAACCCGCATCCTCATGGACAGGTGTGGGCCAACAGCTTCATGCCGAACGAAGTGGAGCGGGAAGATCGCCTGCAAAAAACCTATTTCGCTGAGCAGCAGTCGCCGATGCTGCTGGACTATGTCCAGCGCGAGCTGGCTGATGGCAGCCGCACCGTGGTGGAGACCGAACACTGGTTAGCGGTGGTGCCTTACTGGGCAGCCTGGCCGTTCGAGACCCTGCTGCTGCCGAAAACTCATGTGCTGCGGTTAACCGATCTGAGCGAAGCCCAGCGCAGCGATCTGGCCCTGGCGCTGAAAAAACTGACCAGCCGTTATGACAATCTGTTCCAGTGCTCCTTCCCGTATTCCATGGGCTGGCACGGCGCGCCCTTTAACGGCGAAGAGAATCCGCACTGGCAGCTGCACGCCCACTTCTATCCGCCGCTGCTGCGTTCCGCCACCGTGCGTAAGTTTATGGTCGGCTACGAAATGCTGGCAGAAACCCAGCGTGACCTGACGGCTGAACAGGCCGCAGAGCGTCTGCGTGCAGTGAGTGATGTCCACTTTCGCGAATCCGGAGAATAA
- the modF gene encoding molybdate ABC transporter ATP-binding protein ModF, giving the protein MSSLQISQGTFRLSDTRTLNLADFTLNAGESWAFVGSNGSGKSALARALAGELTLLKGERQSAFTRVTRLSFEQLQKLVSDEWQRNNTDMLSPDEDDTGRTAAEIIQDEVKDDVRCRQLAEQFGITHLLDRRFKYLSTGETRKTLLCQALMAEPDLLILDEPFDGLDVKSRGQLAELLASLNQQGYTLVLVLNRFDEIPDFVQHAGVLADCTLTAVGEKAALLNQALIAQLAHSEKLNGVTLPEPDAPSARHGLPDGEARIKLNDGVVSYNDRPILNHLSWTVNPGEHWQIVGPNGAGKSTLLSLITGDHPQGYSNDLTLFGRRRGSGETIWDIKKHIGYVSSSLHLDYRVSTTVRNVILSGYFDSIGIYQAVSDRQHKLAQQWLDILGMDNRVADAPFSSLSWGQQRLALIVRALVKHPTLLILDEPLQGLDPLNRQLIRRFVDVLISEGETQLLFVSHHAEDAPACITHRLEFVAGGDSYRYQTGPI; this is encoded by the coding sequence ATGTCATCATTGCAAATTTCGCAAGGCACGTTTCGTCTTAGCGACACGCGTACGCTTAACCTCGCTGATTTTACGTTGAATGCCGGTGAAAGCTGGGCTTTCGTGGGCAGTAACGGCAGCGGCAAATCGGCTCTCGCCCGGGCACTGGCCGGGGAGCTGACGCTGCTGAAAGGGGAACGCCAGAGCGCTTTCACCCGCGTGACCCGCCTCTCCTTTGAACAATTGCAGAAACTGGTCAGCGACGAGTGGCAGCGTAACAACACCGATATGCTCAGCCCCGATGAAGACGATACCGGCCGAACGGCTGCTGAAATCATCCAGGATGAGGTGAAAGATGACGTCCGCTGCCGCCAGCTGGCAGAACAGTTTGGCATTACTCACCTGCTGGACCGCCGCTTTAAATACCTTTCCACCGGGGAAACCCGCAAAACGCTGCTGTGCCAGGCGTTGATGGCCGAGCCTGACCTGCTGATCCTCGATGAACCTTTTGACGGCCTCGACGTGAAATCCCGCGGCCAGCTGGCGGAACTGCTGGCCTCGCTCAATCAGCAGGGTTACACCCTGGTGCTGGTGCTCAACCGTTTTGACGAGATCCCCGATTTTGTGCAGCACGCCGGCGTGCTGGCCGACTGCACCCTGACGGCGGTGGGTGAAAAAGCCGCTCTCCTGAACCAGGCCCTGATCGCCCAGCTGGCGCACAGTGAAAAACTTAACGGCGTCACTCTGCCCGAACCGGATGCCCCGTCGGCGCGTCACGGCTTACCCGATGGCGAGGCGCGGATTAAGCTTAATGACGGCGTGGTCTCCTATAACGACCGCCCGATCCTCAACCACTTAAGCTGGACGGTAAATCCCGGGGAACACTGGCAGATTGTCGGCCCCAACGGCGCGGGTAAATCCACCCTGCTGAGCCTTATTACCGGGGATCATCCTCAGGGCTACAGCAACGATTTAACCCTCTTTGGGCGCCGTCGCGGCAGCGGTGAAACCATCTGGGATATCAAAAAACATATTGGTTATGTCAGCAGCAGCCTGCATCTTGATTACCGCGTGAGCACCACGGTTCGCAATGTGATCCTCTCCGGTTATTTCGACTCTATCGGTATTTATCAGGCGGTGTCTGACCGGCAGCACAAGCTGGCGCAGCAGTGGCTGGATATTCTCGGGATGGATAACCGGGTCGCCGACGCGCCATTCAGCAGTCTTTCATGGGGCCAGCAGCGGCTGGCGCTGATTGTGCGTGCGCTGGTGAAACACCCGACGCTACTGATCCTCGACGAGCCGTTGCAGGGGCTGGATCCGCTGAACCGCCAGCTGATTCGCCGGTTTGTTGATGTTCTCATCAGCGAAGGTGAAACGCAGCTGCTGTTCGTCTCTCACCATGCGGAAGATGCTCCCGCCTGTATCACCCATCGCCTGGAATTTGTCGCCGGGGGCGACAGCTATCGTTACCAGACCGGCCCCATCTGA
- the modB gene encoding molybdate ABC transporter permease subunit, with product MILTDPEWQAVLLSLKVSSLAVAFSLPFGIFFAWLLVRCKFPGKALLDSILHLPLVLPPVVVGYLLLIAMGRRGFIGERLYEWFGLSFAFSWRGAVLAAAVMSFPLMVRAIRLALEGVDLKLEQAARTLGAGRWRVFFTITLPLTLPGIIVGTVLAFARSLGEFGATITFVSNIPGETRTIPSAMYTLIQTPGGEGAAARLCIISIVLALVSLLVSEWLARLSRERMGK from the coding sequence ATGATACTGACCGATCCCGAATGGCAGGCCGTGCTGCTGAGCCTGAAAGTCTCTTCCCTCGCGGTTGCCTTTAGTTTGCCCTTTGGGATCTTCTTCGCCTGGCTGCTGGTCCGCTGCAAGTTTCCAGGCAAAGCGCTCCTCGACAGTATTTTGCACCTGCCGCTGGTGCTCCCCCCGGTGGTGGTCGGCTATTTGCTGCTGATTGCCATGGGGCGACGCGGGTTTATCGGCGAGCGGCTGTATGAGTGGTTTGGTCTCAGCTTCGCCTTCAGCTGGCGCGGGGCGGTACTGGCAGCGGCGGTGATGTCGTTCCCGCTGATGGTGCGGGCGATCCGCCTGGCGCTTGAAGGGGTCGATCTTAAACTCGAGCAGGCAGCCCGCACGCTGGGCGCCGGGCGCTGGCGGGTCTTTTTCACCATCACGCTTCCCCTCACGCTGCCGGGCATCATTGTCGGCACCGTGCTGGCGTTTGCCCGCTCGCTGGGTGAGTTTGGTGCCACCATCACTTTTGTGTCCAACATTCCGGGCGAAACCCGCACCATACCGTCAGCCATGTACACCCTGATCCAGACTCCGGGTGGCGAAGGGGCCGCCGCGCGGCTTTGCATTATCTCCATCGTGCTGGCGCTGGTCTCGCTGCTGGTGTCGGAGTGGCTGGCGCGGCTTAGCCGTGAACGGATGGGGAAATAA